The Paenibacillus tianjinensis genome has a window encoding:
- a CDS encoding carbohydrate-binding domain-containing protein, with amino-acid sequence MNKFIMASKAGLILLLAAVMSACGTTSNASTSSSAGTAAVTTAAATSGAVASVQLADVKAADLVSFDEEDTAAGWNADSATTVALNGTAATVTGSGATASGGTVTISAGGTYVLSGTLSDGQIIVDVQDDSSVHLVLNGVKLSNSDSAPVYIKEAGKVIMTLEDGTENTVTDGAAYVFADAAAEEPGAAIFSKADLTINGTGTLKVTGNYKDGISSKDDLKIVSGTIEVQAADDGMVGKDLVAVQDGKITIKAEGDGIKSTNDEETDKGFIAISGGTFDITAVNDGIQGETSLVIDGGTYSLVTGGGSANAEVKTNDEGGFGGMGGGGGMRGQAPASGDGADQAAPPEKPAADGVAGATAEAEPGAASADSSAEASTDTATTATTTDTESTSAKGLKAGGDITVNGGSFTLDSADDALHSNSNVSITNGEFEITAGDDGVHADSLTAIAGGTVKITKSYEGIEGGDITISGGDTHVTASDDGVNVSGGNDDNAAQTTGGQDQFSSSGSGMLTISGGTLTVDSTGDGLDSNGSITMSGGTVITNGPTGDNNGALDYDGTFEISGGYLVVAGSAGMLQAPTDASSQYSVAMTFTDSQEAGQLVNLQDSDGNTIATFAPAKSYRAFVVSSPDLKEGGSYTLFTGGTSTGTAVDGLYADGAYSGGSKVVSFDISDSVTWLNESGVTTATQGMGGGMGGGRGGFGGGARPDRGTAGGTPPAGDDVQ; translated from the coding sequence GAGGAGGATACCGCAGCGGGCTGGAACGCTGATAGTGCAACAACGGTTGCGCTGAATGGAACCGCCGCTACGGTGACCGGTTCCGGAGCAACAGCTTCCGGCGGAACCGTGACGATCTCGGCCGGAGGGACCTATGTCCTGAGCGGAACGCTGAGTGACGGCCAGATTATCGTTGATGTTCAGGATGACAGCAGCGTGCATCTCGTGCTGAACGGAGTGAAGCTTTCGAACAGTGACAGCGCACCGGTCTACATTAAAGAAGCCGGCAAAGTGATTATGACGCTGGAGGATGGCACAGAGAATACGGTAACAGACGGAGCAGCCTATGTATTCGCTGATGCCGCGGCCGAGGAGCCGGGCGCAGCGATCTTCAGTAAGGCAGATCTGACGATTAATGGAACGGGCACGCTGAAGGTTACCGGCAATTACAAAGACGGGATTTCAAGCAAAGACGATCTGAAAATCGTCTCCGGCACCATTGAAGTACAGGCTGCGGATGACGGAATGGTCGGGAAAGACCTGGTAGCTGTGCAGGACGGGAAGATTACCATCAAGGCAGAAGGCGACGGTATCAAGTCGACCAATGATGAAGAGACAGACAAAGGCTTCATCGCTATATCCGGAGGAACCTTTGATATTACGGCTGTAAACGATGGGATTCAAGGTGAGACTTCGCTTGTCATTGACGGCGGCACGTATAGTCTGGTGACCGGCGGAGGCAGTGCCAATGCTGAAGTGAAGACCAATGATGAGGGCGGCTTTGGCGGAATGGGCGGAGGCGGCGGAATGCGCGGTCAGGCTCCGGCATCCGGCGATGGGGCGGATCAGGCTGCACCACCGGAAAAGCCGGCAGCTGACGGAGTGGCAGGCGCCACAGCAGAAGCTGAGCCGGGAGCTGCATCTGCTGACAGCAGTGCAGAGGCATCTACTGACACGGCAACAACAGCAACAACAACAGACACTGAATCAACAAGCGCAAAAGGCCTTAAAGCCGGAGGCGACATTACGGTTAACGGCGGCAGCTTCACCCTTGACTCTGCAGATGATGCACTGCACAGCAACAGCAACGTCTCCATCACGAATGGAGAGTTCGAAATTACGGCCGGCGATGATGGTGTTCATGCCGACAGTCTGACCGCCATTGCCGGCGGAACGGTCAAGATTACGAAGAGTTATGAAGGGATTGAAGGCGGCGACATCACCATCTCCGGCGGCGATACGCATGTAACAGCCTCCGATGACGGTGTTAACGTATCAGGAGGTAATGATGATAATGCCGCACAAACCACTGGCGGACAGGATCAATTCAGCAGCTCCGGCAGCGGCATGCTGACGATCAGCGGGGGTACATTAACAGTCGATTCCACAGGTGACGGACTGGATTCCAACGGGTCGATCACAATGAGCGGCGGTACGGTGATCACGAATGGCCCTACCGGCGATAACAACGGCGCCTTGGATTACGATGGAACCTTCGAGATCAGCGGCGGTTATCTGGTGGTAGCAGGAAGTGCGGGTATGCTCCAGGCTCCAACCGATGCATCGAGCCAATACTCGGTCGCTATGACATTCACCGATTCGCAGGAGGCCGGACAGCTGGTGAACCTGCAGGATAGTGACGGCAACACGATTGCCACCTTTGCTCCGGCGAAGAGCTATCGGGCGTTTGTCGTTAGCTCGCCGGATCTTAAAGAAGGCGGATCGTACACCCTCTTCACCGGCGGAACCTCAACAGGCACAGCAGTGGACGGCCTGTATGCAGACGGTGCATATAGCGGCGGCAGCAAAGTGGTATCCTTCGACATCTCCGATAGCGTAACCTGGTTGAATGAATCAGGAGTAACCACTGCCACACAAGGCATGGGCGGAGGCATGGGCGGAGGCCGGGGCGGCTTTGGCGGCGGAGCAAGACCTGACCGCGGAACAGCGGGAGGCACGCCTCCAGCCGGCGATGACGTACAATAA